The DNA window TCGATGGCCGTCCGGAGCTCCGCCCCTACCTCGCGGATCCCACGGAGCCGCGCGGGATCCGCGCCGCGGGCGTGAGCGTCGGCGTAGATCACGCGGACGATGCCGAGCAGATCACGCGCAGGTTCGAAGGGAAAGGGATCGCGACGGATCGTGAGCACGGTGCTGCAGGAGACAGGGCTGCCCCGTGATGGTAGTCGCACGCCCCCCTCGACGACGAGCGCCCGATGATGTGAAAAACTGCCGTTTACTTCTGCCCGATCCAGCGAAGATCCGCGATGACCGGGCGATGATCCGATCCGAGATCTGGGCCGACCTGGGCGCGCTCCACGGACCAGTCCGCGTTCGTGAGAACATGGTCGATCCGTATCCCGAACCAGCGCGTCTGCTTGGTGGTGCCGGTGCCAAATCCCGCACGGGAGAAGGCGTTCTGCATGTCCGACCAGAAGCTCCGGTAGATGGCGCTCTCGACGGGCATGTTGAAATCGCCGGCGACGATCACGGGGCCGGGTGAAGCGTCGACCCACTGCCGTGCCAGCGACGACTCCCAGGTGCGGAGTTCGACATTGTCGTCATGCTCCGTCGCGCCCCGCCATGCTCGGTGCATCAGCGCCTCGATGGCGTCCCGCACCGTCTCCAGATGCACGTTCACCACGCTGATGTGGCGTGGGAGCCCGCCATCACCCGGGAGTTCGAGGTCGTAGCGGACGATCGCGCCGTTCCCCCCTCGCTTCCAGACATCCATGCGATCGCGGGCGACCACCTCTCGCACGGGAAACTTGCTGAGAAGGCACTGCCCCTGGTTCGTGCGGACCTCCCACCCAGGGAAGGTGCTCTGCAGCTCCTGCTCTTGCCAGCCGCACTCCTGGAGCGCGACGAGATCGGGGCGGTTCACTTCGACGAAGCGGCGAAGCGCCTCCAGGTCTCCATGCCGGGAGCGGGCGTTGAACGAGACGATGCGGAGCTGACCTGCTCGCTCGTCACGAAAGAGCTGTGACACCGGGACCTCGAACCCCAGGATCGGCCCCACCACGATCAGCGCGGCGACGGCCGACGGCACGAGGGCGCGGGGGCAGAGGACGAGCGCCGCCGGGACGAGGCACGCGAGCGGGATGGCCATGAGCCATCGCGGACCGAACAGCACCAGGGTCGCCGGCCACCAGCGGTCGCCCAGGAAGTGCAAGCCGAGCGCCCCGAGGATCACCGCGGCGAGGTAGAAGAGGGCGCCCACCCAGACGAGCGACCTGACCCGCCCCTTGAGGCCCTTCCACTGCAATTTCGTCGTGTGCCCGTCCACCATGTTGCTCTGCAACGAGCTTCGATGTCCGGCAGGGCCTTCCTGTCGCGGGTGAGCGCCAGCAGCGCCACGACGTGATGCGCTTTCCGCGAGAGAAGGGCCGCGGAGCGGTCAGCGGCCTGGCATGCGGCCGAGCGTGGTGGCCACGACGAGGACGAGCTCCGTGGGATCGATCGGCTTGGGGACGTGGGTCTGGAAGCCCGCGACGAGCGCCCGCGTCCGGTCTTCCATGTGGGCGTGCGCGGTGAGCGCGACCGCCGGTGTGCGCCCACCGTCTGCGGGAAGGAGGGTCCGCACCCGGCTGATGAGATCGTAGCCCGACTGCCCAGGCATCCCGATGTCGCTGATGAGCAGATCCGGGCGGGTGGTGCGCAGCGCTTCGAGTCCCTCCACCGCGCTCGGCGCCGTGGTCACCCGCGCCCCGCAAGCCTCGAGGATGGACGCGATCAGATCCCGAGCGTCTTGCGCGTCGTCCACGACGAGCGCGTGAATCCCCTGCAGATCGCAGCGCACACGGAGGTCTTCGAGCGCACCAGGGGACGGGGGGGCCTC is part of the Chondromyces crocatus genome and encodes:
- a CDS encoding endonuclease/exonuclease/phosphatase family protein → MVDGHTTKLQWKGLKGRVRSLVWVGALFYLAAVILGALGLHFLGDRWWPATLVLFGPRWLMAIPLACLVPAALVLCPRALVPSAVAALIVVGPILGFEVPVSQLFRDERAGQLRIVSFNARSRHGDLEALRRFVEVNRPDLVALQECGWQEQELQSTFPGWEVRTNQGQCLLSKFPVREVVARDRMDVWKRGGNGAIVRYDLELPGDGGLPRHISVVNVHLETVRDAIEALMHRAWRGATEHDDNVELRTWESSLARQWVDASPGPVIVAGDFNMPVESAIYRSFWSDMQNAFSRAGFGTGTTKQTRWFGIRIDHVLTNADWSVERAQVGPDLGSDHRPVIADLRWIGQK